In Streptomyces canus, one DNA window encodes the following:
- a CDS encoding PfkB family carbohydrate kinase: protein MPHGCQAIPPGPIQVTDTVGAGDAFMAGLVSRLLHAGLGGGPGDEAAMARAALRAATSTDRLPAILSEVLTAAARMAALTCAQEGAAPPTAVALAA from the coding sequence GTGCCTCACGGTTGCCAGGCCATCCCGCCGGGCCCCATCCAGGTCACGGACACCGTGGGGGCGGGTGACGCGTTCATGGCCGGACTGGTCAGCCGGCTCCTGCACGCCGGGCTGGGCGGAGGCCCGGGTGACGAAGCCGCGATGGCACGCGCCGCACTTCGCGCGGCTACCAGCACGGACCGACTGCCCGCGATCCTCAGTGAGGTACTGACGGCGGCAGCTCGAATGGCCGCACTCACCTGCGCGCAAGAAGGGGCGGCCCCGCCCACAGCCGTCGCATTGGCGGCATGA
- a CDS encoding GNAT family N-acetyltransferase: protein MSDNPSPVAPHVLRLPQYTKADQEEILGNGDDPFGVASAGLTWLPKEEHFGIRHEDRLVAHAGLRRLPVAIGDDETEVVGVGGVAVAPSMQGRGLARLVVTAALEHARTMGPQHALLFCRPPLVSLYRRLGWHPLDTDVLIEQPEDRLVTMPLRTMVTPLRDGVRWPSGPVRLFSLPM from the coding sequence ATGTCTGACAACCCATCCCCTGTGGCACCGCATGTGCTGCGGCTTCCCCAGTACACGAAGGCGGACCAGGAGGAGATCCTCGGCAACGGCGATGATCCCTTCGGTGTCGCTTCGGCCGGCCTGACCTGGCTGCCGAAAGAGGAACACTTCGGAATCAGACACGAAGACCGGCTCGTGGCACACGCAGGCCTGCGGCGACTGCCTGTCGCGATCGGTGACGACGAGACAGAGGTGGTGGGCGTCGGCGGGGTCGCCGTCGCCCCCAGCATGCAAGGTCGGGGTCTGGCTCGGCTCGTCGTCACAGCTGCACTGGAGCACGCCCGCACGATGGGTCCTCAGCATGCACTCCTGTTCTGCCGACCTCCCCTCGTGTCGCTCTACCGTCGCCTCGGATGGCACCCGCTCGATACGGACGTACTGATCGAACAACCCGAGGACCGCCTGGTGACCATGCCGCTGCGGACCATGGTGACGCCTCTGCGCGACGGTGTCCGCTGGCCCTCAGGGCCGGTACGGCTGTTCTCGCTCCCCATGTGA
- a CDS encoding DUF4232 domain-containing protein → MPTASRTAPAVLAATLLLAACGSESVSPGGGAGGGPVRAETLCPSDFARYGSSPSTEPSIRPSGTPTALQLPSVGSTAEDGVKITALYAWGPKSGCGGVAYSADFELTNQQTESATYTLTFGFLSASGGAVDNAEQTVEAVGKGRTVKGTVVMGEPVGNAPEVTGIEVIKTRSVPQAEAPSTSGTCPKSGLRLYADQGDAAMGLRVVGLHLVNCGTGPLQLNGYPKLTIQDEDHHTVDGVQILQGTDQISTGLGGGGKPQPVVLRPGEAALAELAWRNTTQAGEPVNAPYVRVWATPTADPVMVAPELDLGTTGKLGVGPWRKDETHREPATATARP, encoded by the coding sequence ATGCCGACCGCCTCCCGCACCGCTCCCGCCGTCCTCGCCGCCACCCTGCTGCTCGCCGCCTGCGGTTCCGAGAGCGTCTCACCGGGCGGAGGCGCCGGCGGCGGCCCGGTCCGGGCCGAGACACTGTGCCCGTCGGACTTCGCCCGGTACGGCAGCTCGCCGTCCACAGAACCGTCCATTCGTCCCTCCGGCACACCGACCGCGCTGCAACTGCCTTCCGTCGGAAGTACGGCCGAGGACGGCGTCAAGATCACCGCGCTGTACGCCTGGGGCCCGAAGAGCGGCTGCGGGGGAGTCGCCTACAGCGCGGACTTCGAACTGACCAACCAGCAGACGGAGTCCGCCACGTACACGCTGACTTTCGGCTTCCTCTCGGCCTCCGGAGGAGCGGTCGACAACGCGGAACAGACCGTGGAGGCGGTCGGGAAGGGGCGGACCGTCAAGGGCACCGTCGTCATGGGAGAGCCGGTCGGGAACGCACCCGAGGTGACGGGCATAGAGGTGATCAAGACACGTAGCGTCCCACAAGCCGAGGCGCCGTCCACCTCGGGAACGTGCCCGAAGTCGGGCCTGCGCCTCTACGCCGACCAGGGGGACGCGGCCATGGGGCTGCGCGTCGTCGGCCTGCACCTGGTCAACTGCGGTACCGGGCCCCTTCAGCTCAACGGCTACCCGAAACTCACGATCCAGGACGAGGACCACCACACCGTGGACGGTGTCCAAATCCTCCAGGGGACCGATCAGATCAGTACCGGCCTCGGCGGAGGCGGCAAACCGCAACCGGTCGTCCTGCGTCCCGGTGAGGCCGCACTGGCCGAACTGGCCTGGCGGAACACCACCCAGGCCGGCGAACCGGTCAACGCGCCGTACGTTCGCGTATGGGCAACGCCCACAGCCGATCCCGTGATGGTGGCACCGGAACTCGACCTCGGGACGACCGGAAAGCTCGGCGTCGGTCCGTGGCGGAAGGACGAGACACACCGGGAGCCCGCCACCGCCACCGCGCGCCCGTGA
- a CDS encoding SDR family NAD(P)-dependent oxidoreductase — translation MSGTAAEAAKAARSLRRDVSDMCFMIRRHPSSRHATPYFGQGPVSSRSSRFDVLVTNAGVPSISVFEGTRMARAREVFEINTFGVIATTQAVLSQFRERGSGVVVDVTSTVVLGQMSLSVVCKASKMPPRTNWFLRPTHHGQRRPWATPRARPRGTSSNCALACVPTPLRKPRRRTGRTA, via the coding sequence GTGAGCGGGACGGCGGCGGAGGCCGCGAAGGCGGCGAGGAGTCTTCGTCGAGATGTGTCAGACATGTGTTTCATGATCCGCCGCCACCCATCGAGTCGTCACGCCACCCCCTACTTCGGCCAGGGCCCGGTGAGTTCGCGGTCCAGCAGGTTCGACGTCCTGGTCACTAACGCGGGCGTCCCATCGATCAGCGTGTTCGAGGGCACCCGCATGGCCCGCGCGCGGGAGGTCTTCGAAATCAACACGTTCGGTGTGATCGCGACGACGCAGGCGGTACTGTCCCAGTTCCGCGAGCGCGGCTCCGGCGTGGTGGTCGATGTGACCTCCACCGTGGTGCTGGGCCAGATGTCGCTCTCGGTCGTCTGCAAGGCGAGCAAGATGCCCCCCCGGACGAACTGGTTCCTGCGCCCTACGCACCATGGGCAGAGAAGGCCATGGGCGACTCCACGGGCCAGGCCCCGCGGCACCAGTTCGAACTGCGCACTTGCCTGCGTACCCACTCCGCTGCGGAAACCGCGTCGCCGCACCGGCCGCACAGCCTGA
- a CDS encoding ABC transporter permease — MSTTAADPTGTGPSLGEPTEAPPAAPPTRPPLGRRALTGLSFTNIGAVYVWIVIIVVFSFWAPDTFPTWQTFQQVLNSNAVTGLVALSVVPPLAARVFDLSIAYTMSLTGVITAKVIISTDIGAGGAIALAMGTALVIGVINGIVVVTLRVDSFIATLATGSLIQAFITMFTDGTSITGVKLLREPFASIGQKSAGGFTIPVLYLLVVAVALWFVLEHTATGRRLYATGFNSDAARLQGVPTDRLRFLTLVASSAIAGCAGVVFASQIGSGSPEAGTPYLLSSYAAAFVGATQLRAGRFNSWGTVIAVLLLGTGTVGLGLATSAQWAPSLFTGLVLIVALVVTGGRLGLRTRLTRRRAPRREAA, encoded by the coding sequence ATGAGCACCACCGCCGCCGACCCCACCGGCACCGGCCCGTCCCTCGGCGAACCGACCGAGGCGCCACCCGCCGCGCCGCCGACGCGACCCCCGCTGGGACGCCGTGCGCTCACGGGACTGTCCTTCACGAACATCGGCGCGGTCTACGTGTGGATCGTGATCATCGTCGTGTTCTCGTTCTGGGCGCCGGACACGTTTCCCACCTGGCAGACGTTCCAGCAGGTACTCAACAGCAACGCGGTGACCGGCCTGGTCGCGTTGAGCGTGGTGCCGCCGCTGGCCGCGCGCGTCTTCGACCTGTCCATCGCCTACACGATGTCGCTGACCGGAGTCATCACCGCCAAGGTGATCATTTCCACGGACATCGGCGCGGGGGGCGCCATCGCCCTCGCCATGGGCACCGCCCTGGTGATCGGTGTGATCAACGGAATCGTCGTGGTGACGCTGCGGGTCGACTCGTTCATCGCGACGCTGGCGACCGGGTCGCTCATCCAGGCCTTCATCACGATGTTCACCGACGGCACGTCGATCACCGGCGTCAAACTCCTGCGTGAACCCTTCGCGAGCATCGGGCAGAAGAGCGCGGGCGGCTTCACCATCCCCGTGCTCTACCTCCTGGTGGTGGCGGTCGCGCTGTGGTTCGTCCTCGAACACACGGCGACCGGGCGCCGCCTGTACGCGACAGGCTTCAACTCGGACGCCGCACGCCTGCAGGGCGTACCCACCGACCGCCTTCGCTTCCTCACCCTCGTCGCGTCGTCGGCGATCGCCGGATGCGCGGGCGTCGTCTTCGCCTCGCAGATCGGCTCGGGCTCACCAGAGGCCGGCACGCCCTATCTGCTGTCGTCGTACGCCGCCGCCTTCGTCGGCGCCACCCAGCTGCGCGCGGGCCGCTTCAACTCCTGGGGCACGGTCATCGCCGTCCTGCTGCTGGGCACCGGGACGGTGGGCCTCGGCCTCGCGACCTCCGCCCAGTGGGCCCCCAGCCTGTTCACCGGTCTCGTCCTGATCGTCGCCCTGGTCGTCACCGGCGGACGGCTCGGCCTCCGCACCCGCCTGACCCGCCGCCGCGCGCCGCGTCGGGAGGCCGCCTGA
- a CDS encoding sugar ABC transporter ATP-binding protein: MPDTVTTSPVLSITGLSKRFGGTQALRDVDLDIARGEIHALVGPNGSGKSTLIKILAGYHQADAGAEARLDGEPFDLGSDHDRLRFVHQELGLVGELSAMDNLALSRGFARSRLGNIRWREQEQRTVELVHRFGLDIDVRRPLVDATPVQRTVVAIAAALQGWEADQGLLVLDEPTAVLPPSEVGKLLDIVREVRRGGASVLYVSHRLDEIFQVADRVTVIRGGRRIATRPVQGLTPQSLASRMAGEATERSAERRAVSATSRSGELALEARELTGGPLRELGFSLARGELLGVTGLAGSGHDVLPYVVTGAWPGDVQGQLRCPARSPEWSDASRAARLGIPLVPGDRAAHGVIADFSVAENLTLPLLSRLRTGRRILDGRHEAAVVDDWVERVGIRTAGRHAPITTLSGGNQQKVVMARCLALEPEVLVLCEPTAGVDIATRLQLYDLIKEQAAQGLGVIVSSSDVGDLLALCTRVLVLRDGQVVREIAGDAITEPTLVHAMEGTEA; this comes from the coding sequence ATGCCGGACACGGTGACAACGAGCCCGGTGCTGAGCATCACCGGACTGTCCAAGCGTTTCGGCGGGACCCAGGCGCTGCGGGACGTCGATCTGGACATCGCACGAGGCGAGATCCACGCCCTCGTCGGCCCCAACGGCTCCGGCAAGTCGACCCTCATCAAGATCCTCGCCGGCTACCACCAGGCCGACGCGGGAGCCGAGGCCCGGCTGGACGGTGAGCCCTTCGACCTCGGCTCGGACCACGACCGGCTGCGCTTCGTCCATCAGGAGCTGGGCCTGGTGGGCGAGTTGAGCGCGATGGACAACCTGGCGCTCAGCCGGGGCTTCGCCCGCAGCCGCCTCGGCAACATCCGCTGGCGCGAGCAGGAGCAGCGCACTGTGGAACTCGTCCACCGGTTCGGCCTGGACATCGACGTGCGCCGCCCCCTGGTGGACGCCACGCCCGTGCAGCGCACGGTGGTGGCCATCGCCGCGGCGCTCCAGGGCTGGGAGGCCGACCAGGGCCTGCTGGTGCTGGACGAACCGACCGCCGTTCTCCCGCCGAGCGAGGTCGGCAAGCTCCTGGACATCGTGCGGGAGGTACGGCGGGGCGGGGCGAGCGTGCTGTACGTGTCGCACCGCCTCGACGAGATCTTCCAGGTGGCGGATCGGGTGACCGTCATCCGCGGGGGCCGGCGCATCGCCACCCGGCCGGTGCAAGGACTGACGCCTCAGAGCCTTGCCTCCCGCATGGCCGGCGAGGCGACGGAGCGTTCCGCCGAGCGCCGGGCGGTATCGGCGACTTCGCGTTCCGGCGAACTCGCCTTGGAGGCACGGGAGTTGACCGGCGGCCCGCTCCGGGAGCTCGGGTTCTCCCTTGCGCGCGGTGAGCTGCTCGGTGTCACCGGGCTCGCCGGTTCCGGTCACGACGTGCTGCCGTACGTCGTGACCGGCGCCTGGCCCGGTGACGTACAAGGGCAGTTGCGCTGTCCCGCCCGGTCGCCGGAGTGGTCCGACGCCTCCCGCGCCGCCCGCCTCGGCATCCCCCTGGTGCCCGGCGACCGGGCCGCCCACGGTGTGATCGCCGACTTCAGCGTCGCCGAGAACCTCACGCTGCCGCTGCTGTCCCGGCTCCGTACGGGGCGGCGCATCCTCGACGGCCGGCACGAGGCCGCGGTCGTCGACGACTGGGTGGAGCGGGTCGGGATCCGTACGGCCGGCCGGCACGCCCCGATCACCACCCTCAGCGGCGGCAACCAGCAAAAGGTTGTCATGGCCCGCTGCCTGGCCCTGGAACCCGAGGTGCTGGTCCTGTGCGAGCCGACGGCCGGTGTCGACATCGCCACCCGGCTCCAGCTCTACGACCTGATCAAGGAGCAGGCGGCCCAAGGGCTCGGCGTCATCGTCTCCTCGTCGGACGTGGGCGACCTGCTCGCCCTGTGCACCCGGGTCCTCGTACTGCGCGACGGCCAGGTCGTCCGGGAGATCGCCGGCGATGCCATCACCGAGCCGACGCTCGTCCACGCCATGGAAGGAACCGAAGCATGA
- a CDS encoding GMC family oxidoreductase: MRGNMIEADWVVVGGGSAGCVLAARLSEDPAQEVVLLEAGPDWRSAEAPPEMRSMNGWRALDETACAPFQWPGLESRRSSAQERRPHVRGRGLGGSSSVNGMIAIRALPDDYDRWASYGCPGWSYEEMLPYLRRMESDADFGDRPHHGAGGPIPVQRLGREAWGPADHALAEAALGIGHPWCDDHNGPTGTGVSPYGINARDGARVTANDGYLEPARKRPNLRIVGDATVDQVIVEGGRAVGVRVRVDGTWTQVRAARVVLCAGAVHSPSILLRSGIGPGGRVASLPVGEGMQEHPLALFWLHQRPEARPGLDERQTNCCLRYSSHLADASENDMMIVSINQTLALPDMNDSHLVADGARGTWGGAGGGHASGGPGLLCLWANQEFSRGTLRLASPDPDVHPIIEQNLLHDPGDLTRMRDGVHRCLELVRSGSFDAAFEHITVDLAGTATDALADDSAIARWLLETIGDTGHICGTCRMGAPDDPRTVVDPAGRVLGVEGLWVADASVFPEVPRANTNLPTIAAAERLADLMTGRTNPIPAVEGLAVQGGS; encoded by the coding sequence GTGAGGGGCAACATGATCGAGGCCGACTGGGTGGTCGTCGGCGGTGGCAGCGCGGGATGTGTGCTGGCCGCCCGGCTGAGTGAGGACCCCGCCCAGGAGGTCGTACTCCTGGAGGCCGGACCGGACTGGCGGTCCGCCGAGGCCCCGCCCGAGATGCGCAGCATGAACGGCTGGCGGGCGCTGGACGAGACGGCGTGCGCACCGTTTCAGTGGCCCGGTCTGGAATCGCGGCGCAGCAGCGCTCAAGAGCGCCGTCCGCATGTGCGCGGCCGGGGTCTCGGCGGCTCGTCGTCGGTGAACGGAATGATCGCCATCCGTGCGCTGCCCGACGACTACGACCGCTGGGCGTCCTACGGCTGTCCCGGCTGGTCGTACGAGGAGATGCTGCCGTACCTGCGGCGTATGGAGAGCGACGCGGACTTCGGCGACCGGCCGCACCACGGCGCCGGCGGGCCTATCCCGGTGCAACGGCTCGGGCGCGAGGCGTGGGGGCCCGCCGACCACGCGCTCGCCGAGGCCGCGCTGGGCATCGGCCACCCGTGGTGCGACGACCACAACGGGCCCACCGGCACCGGTGTTTCGCCCTACGGCATCAACGCCCGCGACGGCGCTCGGGTCACCGCCAACGACGGCTACCTGGAGCCCGCCCGGAAGCGGCCGAACCTGCGGATCGTGGGTGACGCGACGGTCGACCAGGTGATCGTCGAGGGCGGTCGCGCGGTGGGTGTGCGGGTGCGCGTGGACGGCACCTGGACGCAGGTCCGCGCCGCGCGGGTCGTGCTCTGCGCCGGGGCCGTGCACTCCCCCTCGATCCTGCTGCGTTCCGGCATCGGACCGGGCGGCCGGGTGGCGTCGCTGCCGGTCGGTGAAGGCATGCAGGAGCACCCGCTGGCGCTGTTCTGGCTCCACCAGCGCCCCGAGGCACGGCCCGGCCTGGACGAACGGCAGACCAACTGCTGTCTGCGCTACTCGTCCCACCTCGCCGACGCGAGCGAGAACGACATGATGATCGTCTCGATCAACCAGACCCTCGCCCTGCCCGACATGAACGACTCGCACCTGGTGGCCGACGGGGCCCGCGGCACCTGGGGCGGTGCGGGCGGCGGCCACGCCTCGGGCGGTCCGGGGCTGCTCTGCCTGTGGGCCAACCAGGAGTTCTCCCGCGGCACCCTGCGCCTGGCCTCACCCGACCCGGACGTCCACCCGATCATCGAGCAGAACCTGCTGCACGACCCCGGGGACCTGACCCGGATGCGGGACGGCGTCCACCGCTGCCTGGAGCTGGTCCGCTCCGGTTCGTTCGACGCCGCCTTCGAGCACATCACCGTCGACCTCGCCGGCACGGCCACCGACGCGCTCGCGGACGACAGCGCCATCGCCCGGTGGCTGCTGGAGACGATCGGCGACACCGGACACATCTGCGGCACCTGCCGCATGGGCGCGCCCGACGACCCGCGCACGGTGGTCGACCCGGCCGGCCGTGTGCTCGGGGTCGAAGGGCTGTGGGTGGCCGACGCCTCGGTCTTCCCCGAGGTGCCGCGGGCCAACACCAACCTGCCGACCATCGCCGCCGCGGAACGGCTCGCGGACCTCATGACAGGTCGCACGAACCCGATCCCCGCCGTCGAGGGCCTGGCCGTACAGGGCGGGTCGTGA
- a CDS encoding substrate-binding domain-containing protein has product MSRRRTSSKGRTRATTALFTTAALLALAACGGNADAGTSAKAAGGNPAGVRAAEQVLAQYSKRPTSIGITQPVGKPVPAGKKIDFILCGVQSCQDLANYFTEAAKVLGWSVNKIPTQGTPQSVQAAWTQAVRDKPDAVIASGFPRSVFAKQLKQLKDLNIPVVESSTDDTAGDGISMLIDGPDVVDIEGKIMASWVTSDSQGDADAVYFDMPTYGILKPVADTFRSDYEKWCAGCGYDKVDVPITAIGKDMPDRVVSYVRAHPKVTHIVFSLALLNVGVPAALRAAGLQNKVHTIVNVGESTNYQYIDSGQTQAAVAFNNIENAWAQADGLARHFTGQSMQVTQDAQLPFMLIDKDNLISTKTQFPLVEEYQAQFKKLWGKS; this is encoded by the coding sequence ATGAGTCGTCGTAGAACCAGCTCCAAGGGCCGCACCCGCGCCACAACGGCCCTGTTCACCACCGCCGCGCTGCTCGCCCTGGCGGCGTGCGGCGGCAACGCCGACGCCGGGACCTCGGCCAAGGCGGCCGGCGGCAACCCCGCCGGCGTCAGGGCGGCCGAGCAAGTCCTCGCCCAGTACTCGAAGCGCCCGACGAGCATCGGCATCACGCAGCCGGTGGGCAAGCCGGTCCCGGCCGGAAAGAAGATCGACTTCATCCTGTGCGGTGTGCAGTCCTGCCAGGACCTGGCGAACTACTTCACCGAGGCGGCCAAGGTGCTCGGCTGGAGTGTCAACAAGATCCCCACCCAGGGCACCCCGCAGTCGGTGCAGGCCGCCTGGACGCAGGCGGTGCGCGACAAGCCCGACGCGGTCATCGCCTCCGGCTTCCCGCGCAGCGTGTTCGCCAAGCAGTTGAAGCAGCTCAAGGACCTGAACATCCCCGTAGTCGAGTCCTCCACGGACGACACCGCGGGCGACGGCATCAGCATGCTCATCGACGGGCCCGACGTCGTGGACATCGAGGGCAAGATCATGGCCTCCTGGGTGACCTCCGACAGCCAGGGCGACGCCGACGCCGTCTACTTCGACATGCCGACGTACGGCATCCTCAAGCCGGTCGCCGACACCTTCCGCAGCGACTACGAGAAGTGGTGCGCCGGCTGCGGCTACGACAAGGTCGACGTGCCGATCACCGCCATCGGCAAGGACATGCCGGACCGCGTGGTCTCCTACGTCCGCGCACACCCCAAGGTCACGCACATCGTCTTCTCGCTCGCCCTGCTCAACGTGGGCGTGCCGGCCGCACTGCGGGCCGCCGGACTGCAGAACAAGGTCCACACGATCGTCAACGTCGGCGAGTCCACGAACTACCAGTACATCGACTCCGGTCAGACACAGGCCGCCGTCGCGTTCAACAACATCGAGAACGCGTGGGCGCAGGCCGACGGGCTGGCACGGCACTTCACCGGCCAGTCGATGCAGGTGACACAGGACGCCCAGCTGCCGTTCATGCTCATCGACAAGGACAACCTGATCTCGACGAAGACGCAGTTCCCGCTCGTCGAGGAGTACCAGGCCCAGTTCAAGAAGCTGTGGGGCAAGAGCTGA
- a CDS encoding NAD(P)-dependent alcohol dehydrogenase, with the protein MQAVRLTEWGREPALAEVERPVPRGTEVLVRVEAAGLCQSDLHVVDADEGTLSYRPPFTLGHEVAGHVAALGPDAEGRAAGERVVVYGPWGCGNCTRCAAGRDNYCDHRGDLNWHGAGLGRDGGMAEYLLVPSARHLVPIGDLPATQAAPLSDAGLTPYHALAGVRHALDEGSLVLVVGVGGLGHLAVQMVRATTPSRVLAVDIREEAVDLALRSGAHLGVRMGPGTAKVLRAETGGAGVDAVLDFVGNEATFALAVQLLRPGGELAVIGSGGGRLTVRKPGLLPAGFRLSLPFWGTRPELAEVIALARAGSLHVETEQFPLSAAPEAFGRLRRGRVRGRAVLLPG; encoded by the coding sequence ATGCAAGCGGTGCGGCTTACTGAATGGGGACGGGAACCGGCGCTCGCCGAGGTGGAGCGCCCGGTCCCGCGCGGGACCGAGGTGCTGGTGCGGGTCGAAGCCGCAGGGCTGTGCCAGTCCGACCTCCATGTCGTCGACGCGGACGAGGGGACACTCTCCTACCGGCCGCCGTTCACCCTCGGCCACGAGGTCGCCGGCCATGTGGCGGCTCTCGGCCCCGACGCCGAAGGCAGGGCGGCGGGTGAGCGCGTGGTGGTCTACGGCCCGTGGGGCTGCGGCAACTGCACCCGCTGCGCCGCCGGTCGGGACAACTACTGCGACCACCGCGGCGACCTCAACTGGCACGGGGCCGGGCTCGGCCGGGACGGCGGAATGGCCGAGTACCTCCTCGTCCCCTCCGCCCGCCACCTGGTGCCGATCGGTGACCTGCCCGCCACACAGGCGGCTCCGCTCTCCGACGCGGGCCTCACGCCGTACCACGCCCTCGCCGGAGTGCGACACGCGCTCGACGAGGGCAGCCTCGTGCTGGTCGTCGGTGTCGGCGGCCTGGGGCACCTGGCCGTCCAGATGGTGCGTGCGACCACCCCGAGCCGAGTATTGGCGGTCGACATCCGCGAGGAGGCGGTGGACCTCGCCCTGCGGTCCGGCGCGCATCTCGGCGTCCGGATGGGGCCGGGCACGGCCAAGGTACTCAGGGCGGAGACCGGCGGTGCGGGAGTCGACGCCGTACTCGACTTCGTCGGCAACGAGGCGACGTTCGCGCTCGCCGTCCAACTGCTGCGCCCCGGTGGGGAACTGGCGGTGATCGGCAGCGGCGGCGGCCGGCTGACGGTCCGCAAGCCGGGCCTCCTTCCCGCGGGTTTCCGGCTCTCCCTGCCGTTCTGGGGCACCCGTCCCGAACTCGCCGAGGTCATCGCCCTGGCACGGGCGGGTTCACTCCATGTCGAGACGGAACAGTTCCCGCTGTCCGCGGCACCTGAGGCGTTCGGTCGGCTGCGCCGGGGGCGGGTGCGAGGCCGGGCGGTTCTGCTGCCCGGCTGA
- a CDS encoding SDR family NAD(P)-dependent oxidoreductase, which translates to MDGNERGARFEGGVVLVTGAASGMGAAVARQVAAEGARAVVVADLNGEGAETVAKELAGGRAASLDVADAAAVDAVVEDILREHRRLDVVVHAAGVDDPQAKRLIADALVEGRPVEVTDRLDDAAWRRVMRVNLDGTFHVLRAAVRAMRPVGAGAIVVIGSSSAFDTPVGYPHYAASKAGVHALSQAVAKEVIAAGIRVNVVAPGPTETGMAARTPEVLRSGFADPRVRPYATPEEIADIALFLASEASANLVGAVLLANGGRFTT; encoded by the coding sequence ATGGACGGGAACGAGCGAGGGGCCCGGTTCGAGGGCGGCGTCGTCCTGGTGACGGGTGCCGCCTCCGGAATGGGGGCGGCGGTCGCCAGGCAGGTGGCCGCCGAGGGGGCGCGGGCCGTGGTCGTCGCGGACCTGAACGGCGAGGGGGCCGAGACCGTCGCCAAGGAGCTGGCGGGCGGCCGTGCGGCGTCGCTCGACGTGGCGGACGCCGCCGCGGTCGACGCCGTCGTCGAGGACATCCTGCGCGAACACAGGCGGCTGGACGTGGTCGTGCACGCCGCGGGCGTCGACGACCCGCAGGCCAAGCGGCTCATCGCGGACGCCCTGGTCGAGGGGCGGCCCGTCGAGGTGACCGACCGTCTCGACGACGCGGCCTGGCGGCGTGTCATGCGCGTCAACCTGGACGGCACCTTCCATGTGCTGCGGGCCGCGGTACGGGCGATGCGGCCGGTGGGGGCGGGTGCGATCGTCGTCATCGGCTCCTCCTCGGCCTTCGACACCCCGGTCGGCTATCCCCACTACGCGGCCTCCAAGGCGGGGGTGCACGCGTTGAGCCAGGCGGTGGCCAAGGAGGTCATCGCGGCCGGGATCCGGGTGAACGTGGTCGCGCCCGGCCCGACGGAGACCGGGATGGCGGCGCGCACGCCCGAGGTCCTGCGCAGCGGTTTCGCCGACCCCCGGGTGCGCCCGTACGCGACGCCCGAGGAGATCGCCGACATCGCCCTGTTCCTCGCGAGCGAGGCCTCGGCGAACCTGGTCGGCGCGGTGCTGCTGGCCAACGGCGGCCGTTTCACGACCTGA
- a CDS encoding branched-chain amino acid ABC transporter permease, producing MDQFLLILVSGLASGAVYGLMGLGLVIIYRATDVVNFALAGLATVGLYAALALNERGLPLLLAAVAAIVTTAAVGLVAREAVIRPLAQGELLSALVMTMGVSLIAESAISTIWDDQPRLFPSLVEGSVSLGSAAVPAQSLLTIAVAAVAMALVAYLFGRTSIGTAMRAVAESADTARILGLGSQRIARIAWALGLGLAALAAFLYAPRAGLVPTVLSAPLFRAFAGIFLGGLTSMYGAVIGGLTVGVLDNLAAGYVSAGYRDTFVFSFTILVLLIRPQGLFGVRTFQRV from the coding sequence GTGGATCAGTTCCTGCTCATCCTGGTGAGCGGTCTCGCCAGCGGTGCGGTGTACGGCCTGATGGGCCTCGGGCTGGTGATCATTTACAGGGCGACCGACGTGGTCAACTTCGCCCTCGCCGGCCTGGCGACCGTCGGGCTGTACGCGGCGCTGGCGCTGAACGAGCGCGGTCTGCCCCTGCTGTTGGCCGCCGTGGCCGCGATCGTCACGACCGCCGCGGTCGGCCTGGTCGCCCGGGAAGCGGTCATCAGACCGCTCGCACAGGGCGAACTCCTCTCGGCGCTCGTCATGACCATGGGCGTCTCGCTCATCGCGGAGAGCGCCATCAGCACGATCTGGGACGACCAGCCACGGCTCTTCCCGAGCCTGGTGGAGGGCTCCGTCTCCCTCGGGAGCGCCGCAGTACCGGCACAGAGCCTGCTGACCATCGCCGTGGCCGCCGTCGCCATGGCCCTGGTGGCGTACCTCTTCGGACGCACCAGCATCGGCACCGCCATGCGCGCCGTCGCCGAGTCCGCCGACACCGCGCGGATCCTCGGCCTCGGATCCCAGCGCATCGCCCGGATCGCCTGGGCACTCGGGCTCGGCCTCGCGGCGCTCGCCGCCTTCCTGTACGCCCCCCGGGCCGGACTGGTGCCCACCGTGCTCAGCGCGCCACTGTTCCGCGCCTTCGCCGGGATCTTCCTCGGCGGTCTGACCAGCATGTACGGGGCCGTCATCGGCGGACTGACGGTCGGCGTCCTGGACAACCTCGCCGCAGGTTATGTCTCGGCCGGCTACCGCGACACTTTCGTCTTCTCGTTCACCATCCTCGTGCTGCTGATCCGCCCGCAGGGGCTGTTCGGCGTACGCACCTTCCAACGGGTCTGA